A genomic segment from Nymphalis io chromosome 15, ilAglIoxx1.1, whole genome shotgun sequence encodes:
- the LOC126773723 gene encoding probable ATP-dependent RNA helicase DDX47 has product MTADSEQSDNASAASEEEEVTEEQQVEDQNEENEIETVTFKDLGVVDVLCEACAELKWKNPSKIQKESIPVALQGKDIIGLAETGSGKTGAFALPILQALLENPQRYFALILTPTRELAFQISEQFEALGASIGVKCAVIVGGMDMVAQALMLSKKPHIIIATPGRLVDHLENTKGFNLKALKYLVMDEADRILNMDFEVEVDKILRVIPRERRTFLFSATMTKKVQKLQRASLQDPVKVEVSTKYQTVEKLQQYYIFIPVKYKDVYLVHILNEMSGKSMIVFVSTCAGALRAALLLRALGVAAVPLHGQMSQHKRLAALNKFKSKNRSVLICTDVASRGLDIPHVDVVINLDIPLHSKDYIHRVGRTARAGRSGKAITFVTQYDVELYQRIEQLIGKQLPIYKTDESEVMVLQERVAEAQRLTKIEMKELEDKKGSKRGRRGADSDDDTEEAAGVRRRIKGRPAGRAGRAGHGGKRRKR; this is encoded by the exons ATGACGGCAGATAGTGAACAAAGTGATAACGCTAGCGCAGCGTCGGAAGAAGAAGAAGTAACAGAAGAACAGCAAGTTGAAGATCAAAATGAAGAAAATGAAATAGAAACGGTCACGTTCAAAGACTtg gGTGTAGTCGACGTACTATGTGAAGCATGTGCTGAACTAAAATGGAAGAATCCGTCGAAAATACAAAAAGAATCCATCCCAGTTGCCTTGCAGGGCAAAGACATAATTGGGTTAGCAGAGACAGGATCCGGCAAGACTGGCGCATTCGCTCTTCCCATCCTCCAGGCGCTGCTAGAGAACCCACAAAGATATTTTGCACTTATATTGACACCTACACGCGAGTTAGCATTCCAGATTTCAGAACAGTTTGAAGCACTAG GTGCTAGCATAGGGGTGAAATGTGCTGTGATAGTTGGTGGCATGGATATGGTTGCACAAGCTCTAATGTTGTCAAAAAAACCACACATCATCATCGCTACCCCTGGCAGACTTGTTGACCATCTTGAAAATACAAAAGGATTCAATTTAAAAGCTTTGAAGTATCTC GTTATGGATGAAGCAGACCGCATCCTAAACATGGATTTTGAAGTTGAAGTGGACAAGATACTCCGCGTAATCCCGCGCGAGCGTCGCACTTTCCTGTTTTCTGCAACAATGACTAAAAAAGTACAGAAACTGCAGAGAGCCTCCCTGCAGGACCCTGTGAAAGTCGAAGTTTCTACTAAGTATCAAACAGTCGAGAAACTACAGCAGTACTATATCTTTATACCTGTCAAGTATAAG GACGTGTACCTGGTGCACATCCTCAACGAGATGTCCGGCAAGTCCATGATAGTGTTCGTGTCGACGTGCGCGGGCGCGCTGCGGGCGGCGCTGCTGCTGCGCGCGCTGGGCGTGGCCGCGGTGCCGCTGCACGGACAGATGTCGCAGCACAAGCGCCTCGCCGCGCTCAACAAGTTCAAGAGCAAAAACCGCTCTGTGCTCATATGTACTGATGTAGCTTCTAG aGGTCTGGACATCCCCCATGTAGATGTGGTGATCAATCTGGATATACCATTGCACAGTAAAGACTATATCCATCGCGTAGGACGTACAGCTAGAGCAGGTCGTTCCGGGAAAGCTATCACTTTTGTTACCCAG TATGATGTGGAGCTGTACCAACGTATTGAACAGCTCATAGGCAAGCAGCTGCCAATTTACAAGACAGACGAGAGTGAAGTTATGGTACTCCAGGAACGTGTAGCAGAGGCTCAACGTCTCACTAAGATT GAGATGAAAGAGTTGGAGGATAAGAAGGGCTCGAAGCGCGGCCGGCGCGGCGCCGACTCGGACGACGACACGGAGGAGGCGGCGGGCGTGCGGCGCCGCATTAAGGGCCGGCCGGCCGGACGCGCCGGACGCGCCGGACACGGCGGCAAGCGGAGGAAACGATAA
- the LOC126773728 gene encoding PHD finger-like domain-containing protein 5A, translating into MAKHHPDLIFCRKQPGVAIGRLCEKCDGKCVICDSYVRPCTLVRICDECNYGSYQGRCVICGGPGVSDAYYCKECTVQEKDRDGCPKIVNLGSSKTDLFYERKKYGFRRH; encoded by the exons ATGGCCAAACATCATCCCGATCTTATTTTCTGTAGAAAACAACCTGGCGTcg CTATCGGTCGTTTGTGTGAAAAATGTGATGGAAAATGTGTTATTTGCGATTCTTACGTGCGTCCCTGCACCCTAGTGCGAATTTGTGATGAATGTAACTACGGTTCATATCAAGGAAGATGCGTCATTTGCGGTGGACCCGGCGTGTCTGACGCCTATTATTGTAAAGAATGTACGGTTCAGGAGAAAGAT AGAGATGGATGTCCTAAGATTGTCAACTTGGGTAGCTCTAAGACTGATCTGTTTTATGAAAGAAAGAAATATGGGTTTAGGAGACACTAG